A region from the Anaeromyxobacter diazotrophicus genome encodes:
- a CDS encoding c(7)-type cytochrome triheme domain-containing protein, whose product MIRHASGAVRAALAVGVLLAAGPALAGSKLQKLPTDYVFPRGDGSPGPVMFSHESHVDAAKPSCTTCHPREFRVLEAGRTASREPIRHDRMQAGAACGACHGKTAFGFDSCDMCHK is encoded by the coding sequence ATGATCCGGCACGCGAGCGGAGCGGTGAGAGCGGCGCTGGCGGTCGGGGTGCTCCTCGCGGCGGGCCCCGCGCTCGCCGGCAGCAAGCTGCAGAAGCTGCCCACCGACTACGTCTTCCCGCGCGGCGACGGCAGCCCGGGCCCGGTGATGTTCAGCCACGAGAGCCACGTCGACGCGGCGAAGCCCAGCTGCACGACCTGCCACCCGCGGGAGTTCCGGGTGCTGGAGGCGGGGCGGACCGCCAGCCGCGAGCCGATCCGGCACGACCGGATGCAGGCGGGGGCGGCCTGCGGCGCGTGCCACGGCAAGACCGCCTTCGGGTTCGACTCCTGCGACATGTGTCACAAGTAG
- a CDS encoding glycine cleavage system protein H yields the protein MSATFVGVLQAAGAFLGGLLVRLGVVLLVVLAFLVPVALVLGAVRLWRGLAPAARGLRRAGHVLYRPGVRYAAGHTWIEREPGRVKVGIDGVVQEILPWALSVELPRPGQRLFEGEVAATISCGHEEARIAAPVAGRVVAVNAEVERDPSLVKEDGYGRGWLFAMEPLDTRWSTLPAGDVARDWMRQESERLDDFLESRLGFAGMAARAGPAPPLLSPGAWRELTRSFLHA from the coding sequence ATGAGCGCGACGTTCGTCGGCGTCCTGCAGGCGGCCGGGGCCTTCCTGGGCGGACTCCTGGTGAGGCTCGGCGTGGTGCTCCTGGTCGTGCTGGCCTTCCTCGTGCCGGTCGCGCTCGTGCTCGGCGCCGTCCGCCTGTGGCGGGGCCTCGCCCCCGCCGCCCGCGGGCTGCGCCGGGCCGGGCACGTCCTCTACCGCCCGGGCGTGCGCTACGCCGCCGGCCACACCTGGATCGAGCGGGAGCCGGGCCGGGTGAAGGTGGGGATCGACGGGGTGGTGCAGGAGATCCTGCCCTGGGCGCTCTCGGTCGAGCTGCCGAGGCCCGGCCAGCGGCTCTTCGAGGGCGAGGTGGCGGCCACCATCTCCTGCGGCCACGAGGAGGCGCGCATCGCGGCGCCGGTGGCGGGCCGGGTGGTGGCCGTGAACGCCGAGGTCGAGCGCGATCCCTCGCTGGTGAAGGAGGACGGCTACGGGCGCGGCTGGCTCTTCGCGATGGAGCCGCTCGACACGCGCTGGTCGACGTTGCCCGCCGGCGACGTGGCGCGCGACTGGATGCGGCAGGAGTCGGAGCGGCTGGACGACTTCCTGGAGTCGCGGCTGGGCTTCGCCGGCATGGCCGCTCGCGCGGGCCCCGCGCCGCCGCTCCTGTCGCCGGGAGCGTGGCGCGAGCTCACGCGCTCGTTCCTTCACGCCTGA